The genomic stretch ACTACTcatgtgggtagataagacaaaacataTTGATACTCCCTAggcattctgcttttgtcttatctactcaTATGAGTAATACTTGACaagtcgcaagcttgcgacggatatgTCCATCATAAATGAGGATTTGTGAACAgtaaataaaaatgtaagataACGAGACTTAATTTTGTTAATAAATAAcatttcaaataaacaaaaatgggttataattttaatataattaatctaaaactaatgGAGTATAAGAGTAGTATCCTAATATCCTACTCTCTCCAATCCACACAAAACTCCTGGTTTATTTTTTGGAGGTCAAACTTTGAAAAGTTTGACCGTTAATTCACTCAAAAATATATCTCACATCTAAAAAATTAGATTTCgtattttatatatttattatgaagttcatagggaacaaccagtcttaatggtagatagtcaaaaataaatttttattgtttagagatctaacaaaaatcctccaaacaggctacatatataattgagatacatGTTGTTTTGCGTACCACCATTCAACATTTACACTATCGTATGCTTACAAAATGGAATATTGGTAAATGTTGTAAATTAatctaatttgtgaatcttataaaacCAGTCTCAGTTATCACGTGTTCATTTTATGGAATTAAACCACATTTAATGACGctttaaattaactaaaatcggtggtgtgtacaacaataaaaataagtaattacataattcaaatgaTGTCTCTTCGGATGCTATACAACTGTTATAACTAATACCAAAAAAAAGTAGCTTTTATGTTAAAGGGACTGATGATCCATCAACAATCAACTAAATCAACCCTAAAGTTTTTTGTGTTCCGATTTCAACATAGTTGgacttttttttatcaacttagtTAACTTCTACTACCAAACCATGACAATGTAAACTAACGTTTGAATTCTTAGAACATTCAACATGCATATTGTTAAGGATGATCCTAATGGGAGCCTCAtgcattctatgtaatagaatcacatatatttGTGTACAGTTGTTTAGAGACTATTAAATTATTGGAATTCGGTATGGATTTGATTTTACGAGAAGTATATAAAGAGAAAAACACTCTCTTAATTGTAgatagtcaaggtaaacttatacTATAGGAGATCTAACATTTTCCCTAAACACACTAAATATTGATAATTATGAAACTTGTTGCTTTAAGTAACACCGtttagttttacgtagttgtcatagattaaaataatttgcaaaactcataaaaGTCTGTCTCAGTTATTAAGGCGGTTCATTTGGTGAGCTGCACTATATTTATGGAGATAActattgtatttaattaaaaccagtgatacctataacaataatggaaaaactaattacataCTTTTACCATATTACTTGATGTTTCACAACTGAAATGATAACTACTAAATGACAAAACTTCTATGCTAGAAGCACTAATAGTTCATTGATGATCAACTAGACGGCTACACAAACCACGAACTTTTGTTTATCAATGATTTAAACATAATTGAACTTCTTTTATCAACTATAGAATATATTTATACAGATGATCCTAATGAgagcccgtgcatcgcacgggcttttcaaCTAGTTCTTTACTAATTGAAGAATTAGAATCCATTAGTCAAGTTTTTAGAACAATTAAATTCGATTTTAGGGAAAAAGTACATACGAAGTATAAGAATTAATTTGTTTAGGTTTAGCTAAAAGGGTATGAtatggaaagtttatggaaaaatgtatgtgaaagagtaaagttcgtatatgaaaaagTAACTCCGTTTTTTTTTCATTAGTCATAGCAAAAAATGTCaccatttttaaaaaaaatataaatcatGTACGCGTACgcgtatgggtttggaatgagtAATCATACCTGTGTGGCATGGGTTTGGAATGAGTAAtcataccatgtgtttgtttcaattttaAGCGGTATTGGTTTGAAACTCGATAAAAGTTAAAATatgtaaaataaaatattttaattaataattttTGATATTATAAAATGATCCAGATAAAGAATGCCCCCGAGGCGATGATACTATCCATACTAGCGTCATTACACTACCAAGAACATAGAAATATTACGCTGTAATGTTTTGGACACGTCAATTATTGTATTTCCATACGTACTCCCTATCTCTCTCCATCAACCTCCATTACTGCCACCAATACTAGACACCACCCTCCTCTAGGCCTCCATCTTGACCTTCACCCAACACAACCACACCCTCACCGCCCTGATAACCACTTTCCGGTGACAACAAACTTCTCTCTCCACCCTCCTCTTCCTATGCAATGATACTCATACGCGACCGAATCCCTTGCAAAGATTTCAGCCCTAAACCTCAATTCACTGCTAAAAAAATATCACCACCACTGTATAAACCACCTATTAAATCAAATCGCCTACTTTCACGCCCAAAATTTTTCcgtaaaagggtttagggttcgattttACGGCACCGATACTCATACACGGCAGTGCCGTAAAATCGaaccttaaacccttttacgGGTGACATCTTTGCCTCCAAATCCAAACCTatagacaccctaggagggggaTGGTGAACCCTTTTCAGGAATTGGGTTAAAAAGGGTTATGGTGGTGGTTGACTGGTTGGGCATGGAGGTCGTCGGAAGGAATGGGTTAGGGTGGATTGTCGAGGATCGGAATCTGGGTTCAATATGGTAGGATTTGTTGAGGAAGAAGACAAAGATGTGGAGGGAGAAGTTtgttgagggtgtaaatcctaccttttattttatgtaattagtttaTGTACGAATTTATATCGTAAATATGCTcaaaaccgttttcaaaatacgttttaaaacccttttttgaCGATTCGGCAGAGAAAGACCGTCAAGAAGAAATGCATCAGCAGATGCGCATTCTGGAATAGTTGATGCCCCTCTTCTAGAGGCTTCTTGTCTGCTGCTCCTCTTCTTCCTCGATTATCTGTTGTTCGTTCTTTtttcgttttctcttctattttcTTTGAAATTTTTACGTTTTTCAATTTCTTAACTTAATTTCATAGGCTCCTTTTTTACTTAAATCGCTTATAATTCGatgtttgcgggttttcgtcacaaattcaaacccggattttaagaGATTTGATTTAGCCATATCACGTCTCttaaattcgtctttgatatatctTTTTCAGCTTGTTTTCGGTTTCAATTTCCAATTTTCGTCTTAATCTCGTCCCAAGTTTCCATCTATTGTAAATCCGACATCACATGTATTTGTAGTTCATGTAGTTcgttttatgttttgttttaattCGTTCTTTTCCGCTTATGACGATCTTAGATGCATGTAATCTGACTAAATCACTTCCATTCGAGTTGTATACTAATAATCAATCTAAATTAATCAATGAACATTAACTAACCCGtgggtctgactttcacagtcagaatccaGCCCAAGAATAGTCGCATAAACAGATCCGACTCTTCCAGGGAACACATCATCTGATGCACCTCTTCCAGATGACGCAATctatgttgcgcctgttctgggatGACTTCTGCCTCCGAACTCATCTCGTTTTGACGTAAGGTTTCTAATTAGGTTTCTAATCGGCTAATATATGTATTATCATTCGTAATTCACTCTTTTTGTATTTTCAATTCTTCTTTTATTTTCctcttctttccttttcttttaaaTCTTTCTTTTGAGCGTATTTATGATGTAAATTTATACTTCCATTGTAATACATGTCATGTATTTTATTGTGTGGTTTTACCTTgtttgtttttcacatgtaattaatctaaattcTAACTTCGACCCTCAATTGCTTGCTAAATTGTATGCTCAACCGACTTAGTTCACATGCTAGGATTCAAACGTTATTTTTTTGCATCTCATGCATTACATCAACAACACATCGAGTATAAatgacttccctgatcattagtagaagTCGCTATCGAGTCGgatgggattaggtgttcaaataaagagtTTTCTAATATGTACCCTCAGCCCTTACTCAGATATCTGTTAGtttctgtgttcattggcatcgcgagagtcattctagacatagaatgctaaggggtAACGAATTTCTCAAtgtttatgtcactactttgtgtcttgacatgacatgaagtatttgaacggttccaatttttcataaaattggtggcgactccacaaatgcagactTGCTCAAATATTTCACCgatttcaatgcctttcaaatcggtaacggcccatgacgtgctttgttcacaaagttccgtgggagaagtgtcgccacCTCAAATGTCCAACACGCGGATGCGTGCGGCACGGGTGGCTTGGTCCACCAACACTCCCTCTTGAATGTCCATCACTAAAGAAGATGTCTCGTTAAAAACCTTCCTAGAAAAACTCCGTGGGAAAAACAATAGTAAAAGAAAAGAGTACACTAATCTTCAAATACGCATAACaagctgcctcgttaaaaccttccCATGAAAAACCCAGTGAGACAAAACcatggctaaggaaaaagagtacaacgcATGCTACTCCCCttgatgattacataacttgacATATCTTGAAATGATCCACGCTTTGACATTACTTCTTGATGATCGTTGAAGTATAATCCATCTTCATTCATAACTTGATATCTTCAATTAGTATAAATTCTTGATCACTTCAATCACCATACTTCATCGGAACTCACAATCTGAAAATCTGGATATGATCATTTCATAATAACTCTTAGATCTTCATTTTAAATCTTATAGTCGCATGTATTACTTCCTCTTAATAGATGACATAACATTATATGTTTAAAATAATTGTCATCTCCACAGTTATAATGATCATGACCATAGCGTAATAATGCGCTTATAATGCatgctacctcgttaaaaaccttgcaAGGAAAAACCCATTGGGACAAAAATCAAGTTGAATGGATAAAGAGTGTGGCTATCATTCCTTAATTCTTTGTCTTAAGGAGAATCGATCCAataattattgaataattcaTCCAATACCTTTGAACGACTTTCTTTACTAAACCACATAAGTATGGATTGACATTCTCATTGTAGACTTTAACTACATTATTTTCCAATTGTGATGGTATTTCTGGACCATaagctaatttcacatgtttagcaaGAAGCTCATTTAAATCTGAATTctcatatgctcaaacttcaggttgagacaataaTAATTTCTTTCAAGTAAACTCTACAAGAGTTTGAATATTCTATTTTGGAAATAATCACGATAACCTTTCAATTGTGTTGTAGAGGTTCATATATAATCATGAGTTCCCAAAACTCAATTAATCAAACATCATCATTTGATGATCATTTATGTCTCCTATAGGGAGTTATCCTCATTGGAGTATCTCATAAGATAACATTTCTATTTTTTAAACATTTATTAACACGTGCATGCATGTGATATGAAACAAATTTCTAAATAGAATATTCTAAAAcaatgcaataataataataacaatgtaTATATATCTGTCGTAAGTCAAATATTATTTACTaggaaataaaaagaaaatcTCTCTAGGGTTTTTCCTATGAGAGCCTCCCTCTAGGGTTTTATCCATAGCTTTCTCCTTCGATTTCAAGGCAATTCTCTACGGTTTTTCGTGGTTTCTCTGGTTCTAAATTCGGTTTCTCTGTTTATTTATTCATTCCTAAGCGAGTGTGGGGAGGGGGGGGGTTTCTCTCTCGATAAAAATGGGCAGTAGGAGGGCAGGGAAGGAAATTATGGAATCCTCTGACGAGTTTGTCTGGGATGTGGGAGATGAAGAGAGGGATACGAGGAAGGCTGAACACATCGTGGTGGGGCGAATTTGGACAATGAAGACGATCAATGCAAAGGCGGCAGTAGATACGACAATAAAAGTTTAGAACACGAAAGGTATGGTGATTGGTAATATTATCGATGCAAAGAATAAAGTTTTTGTTTTTAAATTTGCTGATGAGAACGATAAAGCTAGGGTTATCGAAGGCCAACCATGGCATTTCGATAAGTTTATTTGGTGCTTGAATGACCCGATATGTGATGGCAAAATTACTGATACGCCTCTATTCCACGTACCTTTGTGGGCGAGGGTATATGATATGTCTATTAGGGGTCGTTCGAATGTGGAGAATGTGAAACGAATAGGAGCGCAGCTTGGGGAGTATGTTGGAATGGACATGCACCAGTGCCGGAGTTGGAGCGTGCTATAAGAGTCAGAGTTTTACACGATGTGCGGAAACCCTTTCGTGATTCAGTGCAAATTAGGATGGTTAGTGGAAAGTCAGTCGGTTTCGAGGTCAAATATGAAAGGATACATACTTTCTGTTACGGATGTGGGGTACTGGGTCATGGGGAAAAAGACTGCGAGGATGGGCCATATGAAGAAGGCGAGTTGAAGTACAGTGAACAACTTCGAGCCTCCCCTTGGAGAGTTGTGAAAACAGTGGCAGATGGAGGATCTAAGATGGCGAAGTCTCTAAATCCTATGTTCGATAAAGAATATGAGGAGAGGGAGCAGGAGAACATTTCGAAGATGATTATGAAGTTACAGAGCATATCTATTAAGCATAAGAAGAGCAAGGAAGGGCCATCTCAACCAACTAGAGTGGATGACGAGCAGATGGCAACTGTGGAAATACAAAGTGTGACGACGGGGTATAATAGTACGCATCATCAGGAGTCGTGGGGTGGGAAGACATGCATAAGGGAGGGTGCAGGTGGGGGGAGGAAAGGTATGGAGAAGGGAGACAAGAGGGTGGAAGGGAGAGAAGATGGGGTTTACGAGCAGGTGGAGGGAATAAGGGGACATCGGAGATGGTACAGGGTGTGAGAGGAGGAGGAGAGTTGGGATGTGGTAGGAGCGGAAAGAAGTGGCAGAGGTTTGAGAGAGCACCATCTAGTGCTCAACAAGAGGGGGACGAGGAGGGTAGGGAGCTGAATATTGTGGGGGTAGGGGAGAAAAGAGATCGGTCTGTGTTGGAGGAGGCAGTGGTGGTTGTGGAAAAGAAGAGTCGAAAAACCATGGATGTACGTTCATCTGAGGCGGTGGTTGAGGACACTCAACCCCGCCGGGCATCATGAAAATATTGAGCCTTAACTGCAGGGGACTGGACAACCCGGCTGCGGTAGGCGGATTAAAAAACCTTCTCCGTAGAGAGAACCCGGATTTTATTTTTTTGTGCGAGACAAATTAAGCGGTGCTGAGATGAATGTTATTGTAAATAGTGTGAGGGAGTATGATGGGTGGGCTGTGGATAGTGTTGGGCGTTCAGGGGGCTTGCGTGTTGGTGGCGTAAGGGGCTTGAGGTCACTTTCAAATCAGCTACAGTCCATTACATGGACTAGGACGTGGTCCTTGGGGGTAGGAAGTGGAGATTGATGGGATTTTATGGATGGCCTGCTGTCCAAGATCGTCACCTTTCGTGGCATCAATTGCATATACTGGCGGCAGACAATGATGAATCGTGGCTATGTATAGGCGATTATAACGAAATTCTTTTTGAGACGGAGATGAAGGGTGGCACGAGACTTCAATGGCAAATGACTAGTTTTTGGGATACTGTAAATGATTGTGGCCTTAGGGACTTGGCTTTCGAAGGGTATGAGTTCACATACGATAATGGTCAAGCGGGGATTGATAATCGTCAAAGCAGAATTGATAGAGCGATGGCTACGGAAGCATGGGCAGATATTTTCCCGAATGCAAAATTACATCATTTGGAGCCGGGTTGGTCGGACCATGTTCCCATTATGGTGATTCTTGATAATAGGAAATCGGAGGGGGAGAGGGGGAATAGGATCTTTCGTTTCGAACAGATGTGGATTGGCGAGGATGGATGCGAGGACACGATACGACGAGCTTGGGACCCAGGGGAGGATATGTCGAATAACTTGAGGAAATGTGCAGCTAACCTGTCGGCATGGAAGGGAGCAAATATTGGCAATTTGGTGAGAGATATTAAGCTTCACAGAAAGAAACTTGTAAAGCTAAATTCTTGTGAGCGAACTGAGAGTAATGTGAAGGAGCGAAGGGATCTTAAAATGAAAATAGCTAAGCTCATCAAACAGGAAGAAAAATTCTGGCGTCAACGATCAAGGGTTTTATGGCTCAAAGTCGGGAACAGAAATACGGCTTATTTTCATAGAAAAGCGCGATAAAGAAAGCAAAAGAACCATATcaaatttattatgaatgacCAGGGCCGCAAAGTGGAAACGCAAGAGGGAATTAAGAAGGTGGCGGTGGATTATTTCACGAAGCTGTTTGAATCGTCCAAGCCGGTGTTGATGGTGGATGAATTTCGTGGAGTAGAGGGTAGGGTGTCGGGGGAGATGAACCGGAGCTTGCAGGAGCCATATACAGGAGAGGATGTTCTTGACGCGCTAAATCAGATGCACCCTCTTAAGGCCCCCGGGACTGACGGTATGAATGCACTTTTCTTTCAAACTTATTGGTACATAGTAGGCTCATCGGTGGTTAAGGGATGTTTGGCCATTCTCAATGGGGATGGGATACCCGAGGAAACAAATATGACCCATATAGTTCTTATACCAAAGAAAAAGGAGGCAAGTAGCATGGCCGACTTCCGACCAATTAGCCTTTGTAATGTCATCTATAAAATTGTGTCGAAAGTGCTTGCTAATAGATTGAAACGGTTCCTTGGAGATATTGTCTCTGAAAACCAAAGTGTTTTTGTACCGGGTCGTCTTATTACCGATAACATCTTGGTGGCATTTGAGCTATTCCATTATATGAAGAATTCCCGGGGTGGAGGAGGACACATGGCCTTAAAACTTGATATGGCTAAGGCATACGATAGGATCGAATGGAGCTTCCTCGAGGGCACTTTGAGAGCTATGGGGTTTGACGAGAGTTGGTGCAATAGGGTGATGCTTTGTGTGCGGTCGGTGACCTATGCGGTGACAATTAATGGGTCCTACACCGAGTGCTTTAAACCTCAAAGGGGCATTCTCCAAGGCGACCCTTTATCCCCGTACCTCTTTATCCTATGTGCGGAGGTCTTTTCGAGCATGATTCATCGCGAGATGGAGATGGGTAACTTGCATGGAATCCGGATTGCCCCGGTGGCACCAATGGTGTCGCACCTTTTCTTCGCCGACGATAGTATCATCTTCACAAAGGCAAATAAAAGGGATGCACGTTTGGtaaaatcggttataaaccggtaTGAGAAGGCGTCTGGGCAGCTGGTTAGCCTAGACAAGACCACGGTCTCGTTCAGCAGAGGTACGCATAATTATAGAAAGAATTTGGTGGCTTCCATTCTGGGTGTCCGGTCTGTCCGTGAGCAAGGGAAATACCTCGGGCTTCCGACGGTGATTGGAAGCTCGAAACGAGAGTTAAGGGACAAATTAAATAAAAGGCTTCAAGGGTGGAAGAGTATGATGTTAAGCAAGGCTGGGAGGGAGACTCTTATTAAAGCTGTGGCACAATCAATCCCGACATACACGATGAGTGTCTTTAAGATTCCGGGTTTCTTTTGCGATGAACTTAAGAGTTTGGTCTTAAATTTTTGATGGGGGGCCGATAATGGGAGAAAGAAAATACCGTGGATCGCTTGGGAGAAGTTGTGTAGGTCCAAAGACAATGGCGGGCTTGGTTTTCGTGATTTCCGTTTTTTAATAAGGCGTTACTCGGGAAACAAGGGTGGAG from Silene latifolia isolate original U9 population chromosome 2, ASM4854445v1, whole genome shotgun sequence encodes the following:
- the LOC141640757 gene encoding uncharacterized protein LOC141640757; the encoded protein is MGFYGWPAVQDRHLSWHQLHILAADNDESWLCIGDYNEILFETEMKGGTRLQWQMTSFWDTVNDCGLRDLAFEGYEFTYDNGQAGIDNRQSRIDRAMATEAWADIFPNAKLHHLEPGWSDHVPIMVILDNRKSEGERGNRIFRFEQMWIGEDGCEDTIRRAWDPGEDMSNNLRKCAANLSAWKGANIGNLVRDIKLHRKKLVKLNSCERTESNVKERRDLKMKIAKLIKQEEKFWRQRSRVLWLKVGNRNTAYFHRKAR